Within Lolium rigidum isolate FL_2022 chromosome 5, APGP_CSIRO_Lrig_0.1, whole genome shotgun sequence, the genomic segment CGGCAGCTCTTTTTTCCATCATAGTCTGGGTGATCCTCTTCCTCCCCATGGCCGCCATCCTCTGCCACTTCTTTGCTAGTTGAGCAAGCCTCTTGGCGCTGACCATGGTTGCTTCTCTTTCTTTGTTGGCTCAAAGttcagaaaaactcttgcctcaggTGGTAGTACTCAGCTAGGTGTTGTAGTGGTTGGCTTGTGGATGAAATGATGATGGTATGGTAGTGCTAAGCTGATAGATTTATAGGCGACGAGGGAGAGACGCATCATGCAGTGTAGGTGCAGCTGATCAATCTACCATGACAAGTTGGCAAGGGACAGAGCCATGAGGGCAGAACGTGCAGTGCTGCAAGAATACAGGAGCAAGCAATGTGATCTTGATTTGATTTTCTTGGGGCCATCAGTTTGCCACTTGTTAGGGACTGTACTAGCAGATGTAGTGTTGGGTGCCTGGATATCACAATGCTGAAACTGCAGGATATCAATgtgatcttgatcttgatttgatatcTCAGCTAGGGCCAATCCATTTGTTTCTTGTCGGGGACAACGATAATCGATAATGCTAGCAGAGTGTGTTTGGTGACTCGGAGATCAAATCAGAGTGTGTTGCGTTACGGCTTGCTTAATGGCTGATGATTAGGACGCATGATTTATGAGAACTTGTTATTACGTACGTTGTAGCTTATTAACATGTGGCCCACATGCCGGTTCCCCACTGAACCGATCGATATGGCATGCAGCCGCACGCGGCCTGCGCCCGTGGTGTGCAAAATGCACTACTAGATCCGGCCAAAGAAAAGCCTAAATACACTCACCGTGCACACAGTTTATAGACCAGGCAGTTCATGCATCCATTCATTGGGTACACAGTTCGCGACTGGCCATACACTTGCAGTTAGCACTGCATGTTCAGAGTTCATGGCCCTGTCCCTTGCCAACTTGACATCTATGATAGTGTCGCTGCACCTAGACTGCATGCATTGCTCTCCTTTCTTCATCCTCGCCTATAAATCTATCGGTCCAGAACCATAGTTTCCATCCACATCCAAAGCACCGCATCTACCACAACTTCCATCACCAAGCAAAGCACCACAGCGAGCAACACACAAAACTCTCTGAACACCATGGTCAGCGCCAAGAGGCTCGCCCAGATGGCCAAGAAGTGGCAGAAGATGGCAGCCATGGGGAGGAAGAGGCTCACTCAGACTACGTCGACAGCAAAAAGAGCCGCCGATGAGTGTTGCACGACATCGCCCGTGGCAGTGAAGGGCCACTGCGTGGTGTACACTGCCGACGGAGCGCGCTTCGAGGTGCCGCTGGCATACCTCGGCACGACGATCATCGGTGAGCTCCTGGGTATGTCCCACGAAGAGTTCGGCTTCTCCAGCGATGGAAGGATCACCCTGCCGTGCGATGTGGCGGTCATGGAGTACGTACTGTGCCTGCTTAGAAGGAACGCATCGGAAGAGGTGGAGAGGGCTCTCCTGAGCTCCATGGTCAGGACTTGCCACCTGGACAGTGGCTCGGAGCCGTCCATGGGAGTTAGATCAGTTGCGGTTTCTAGTTTCTGAAGTCCACAAAGGGATCTTTTTAGACTTCTTAGCCATTAGTTACGATGATCCAAGGCCAATGAACTTTTGGGCAATTAACTAATTTTCCGGATGTAAATACGTCAGGTTGAGACTCTTATAAACAATCTTATATAAATATCTGTTCTTTTTCACATCAGAGATGAGACCCCTGAACGCTGAGTTCTGCAGTTATGGTGTGACAAGTTAAGGCTCAATTGTATAACGGTGTGTATCTATAATGTGTTCGAGTTCACCAAAGATCACAGTATGCATAGCCCGGGAGTTAATCTTCCTTTACATATCAAAAAGTACACCAAAGATTCGAAGAGGATGTGGTACAAATTGTCCCTGAAAAGGATTGTGGCACGGATTTGACTAAATCACAGCGAATCTCTGATAGATCATCAAATCTTGTTCTGGTAACTCAAaacttctcttctcttttttcttttctttttctgaataAATCCTGTAATCAAAGTTCACGTCGTAACCGTAGCATGTAAGATAGCAACTCCCCATCTTTGCTCCTACAGAAAAAATGAAGATAAAGATGGCCATCTCGATTATCAACTGATAAATGTGGTCCCTTACTTGATAATATAATCATCAGCTACTTGTAATCTTCAAACAAATGTCATCACGGATCTTTGTTCCATTTCCAGTCTACTAACTTCATATTTACATCTTCCATGGTACAAAAATGGTGTCTACATGAGGGATCCTAGCTAGCTGTCGTTCTTGAGAAGTTAACAAACAGCTACATGCTGGCTAAGCCCTACACCGGTACTGAGGTCGTCGTGTGGTCAGCGACTCTTTTTGCTGTCATAGTCTGGGTGATCCTCTTCCTccccatggctgccatcctctgcCACCTCTTTGCCAATTGAGCAAGCCTCTTGGCATTGACCATGGTAGCTTCTctttctttgttggcacaaatttcagaaaaactcttgcctcaggTGGTAGTTTACTCAGCTAGGTGTTGTAGTGGTCGGCTTGTGAGTGAAATGATGATGAGATGGTATGCTAAGCTGGTAGATTTATAGGCGGTGAGGGGGAGGGAGAGATGCATCATGCAGTGTAGGTGCAGCTGATCAATCTCTCATGACAAGTTGGCAAGGGACAGAGGCATGAACTCAGAACATGCAATGCTGCAAGAGTGTATAGACAAGCAATTAATGCGatcttgatttgatttgattttcttGGGGCCATCAGTCCTCCACTTGTTGGAGACTATCGACCGATACTAGCAGTGTGATCTTGCATCCTTGACATTACAATTTGCTTCCATACTCACCTGTTTCAAGTAGTGGCCAAAACAGAGGACCACATGTAAATTGGTCAATTGGGTCCATTTCTGTTTCGATTGCACAACGAGAAACCAATTGATTATTTTGATGTTGATGGGGTCCTAATGGTAAGAAATATATAGAGTGGCCCCTGAGATGGAGATGTCTTGTCTAACAGTTTGTCATGGATCCTTACGGGAGTCATGATATGCAATTGTTCATGCTCCTTACAGTCTACACTTTTCTGCACATTCAGTTGTGAACTTGTGCTGGTCTAGCATATGATCTGTGTAGGTTTCCGTGTCTCGCATGGTGGCTGCTCCCTGTCGCATCTCATATCTGTTAGGTACATGAGTACATGACCAGAACCAAACCTACTGTGATTTGTGAAGACACCTTTGTTTCCTCTGAAAGTGGTACCTCGCATTTCCATGCTGAAGCAGTCGCGTGTTGTGTTTACTG encodes:
- the LOC124655525 gene encoding auxin-responsive protein SAUR36-like, yielding MVSAKRLAQMAKKWQKMAAMGRKRLTQTTSTAKRAADECCTTSPVAVKGHCVVYTADGARFEVPLAYLGTTIIGELLGMSHEEFGFSSDGRITLPCDVAVMEYVLCLLRRNASEEVERALLSSMVRTCHLDSGSEPSMGVRSVAVSSF